TAGTATGCAaaaatcttttagggacggcgGGCGTAGACAATAACAGAGAAAGAGGTTAGGATGAATAAGGAAAAGCATTACTCATAATCGTTATTGTTCTACCCGTTTCCGGTCACTAACCTTACTCTTTCTCTACAATCAGAATATCCCATGTCATTTTGTGAGTTGCATCAAATAAGTACCTTGAAATTCCAATAACATTACTTGTAAGAAGAAAGATAAAATGTAGAGGTCACCAGAGGAATCATATGGCACTTAAAAGAAGTGAAAGTATATGACATAATGTGACTAATTATTCTAATCACTCTTATATCACACATTAACTTCACTAAGTAAAGGTTTTATAGTTATCGACTTCTTATTGCTGTATCTGATGTCATAAGACTCGTAACTGTTTTTcgatatactccctctgtctcaaAATATTTTCCCCGTTGCCTATCTACACACGCTTTCCAATTTAGGTGAAAAGGTAAAGGGCAAAGAGTGGGTGGTTGCCCTAGTTGGGGTCCCAACTTTTAGAACTTTTAGAGAAAAAGTACTCATGCTTttgcttcttcttcctcttcttttgcCCTTTTTTTTTGCGTTTTAAGGTGACCACTGCACTTTATATCCTGTAATGCCTTCTCCACAGATTACCTAATCATTTTCTCCATCCATGGGAATCTTAAAAAGTCAAGTGGTACTGATTTCTGACATACACTTCCACTCACTTCCACTTCCACAGCACTGAACACAGAAAAACATGATCCTAACTCCTAAAGACACCATGTGTGCTTCACTAATTCTGTAGACATCTAGAACACAGTTTTTCTGTACAGAAATTACTTCTGTACTCCTCTGAGCTGTGCTCTATCATAGGAAATATATTGTCAAGGGTAAAACATAAATAGTCAGAAATGTAGGGcagtaaattttttattttttatagttttgaaGTATTTGCCTTGAAATTGTGCACTCAACTAAGAGGGATTGGGTGGATGCCAACTAGCTTAGTTGGTAAAGTCTTGACTCTTTGAGGGGTGGTACTGGTACCCAAGACCTGGGATTGAATCCTGTTTACACCATTTGTCCCCTTGTAATTTGACCACTTATAGTTCCGTCCATTGTTGAGTGCTTCAAATACCACTTGGGAAACCAACATATGTTAAAACAAGTAAAATCTCTTTGCAAGCCTAAACCCAAATTTTATTATTATCTGCATAATTACAAAAAAACAAGTCAGAAATGATGAGTAAAACAAAGCTCCCCACTAAGTTTGTTGGCTTATATAAAACATTCGATACTTTATATTGTCATTATTCAcctaatccaagaagaagtcACATAAATTTTGTTTTCTTTCAACTCTCATTTGGGTGCAAATAAGGGTCAAAATACAACCCAGCAGAAGAAATTAAAGGCAAATCCCGTGACTTAACTACCTTAATCTTCACTCTTTTAGCATATACACCCTCAACACCTAACCAATGAAGCCTCTTATACCCTACTGTTGTACCACTTACAACCCGTTTTCCATCCACATATATCTCGTGCCGTTGGATCCTCTGACCCAGCCCGATTGCTTCTTGGATCATAATCACATTAAATCTCAGCCCTTGATTACCCAATCTTATCTCAATCCATTTGTCTTTCTTATCATCTTCATTAGGAGCCCAGTAAGTCCATAAGTGGTCCGGGTCAAGCACGTTTTCTGGCCCGAAACCACTCCCTTTTCCTCCCCTTTGGCTACTTGCTTTTACTAAGCAATTCTCTGCTAAATTATGGGTGAAAATTGTGTTGATCGCGTTCCTGAACTCTGTTAACCGTTTGCTGTCATTTTCGGAGATGAGGCCGTTTGAGTTTGGTGGCACATTTAGTAATAACACACAGTTTCTTCCTACAGAATTGTAGTATATTTGTAGAAGTTCACTTAGTTTCTTTGGCTCTTCAGATTTATGCCAAAACCATCCTGGTCGAATTGAAACGTCGCATTCTGGTGGTAACCAGTCTGTTCCTTTAGGATCTCCAGTGTTTAGATATCTGCATTTGATACAGAAATCAGTTTTTTATGACACAAACATCACACATAAAGTCATAAACCATATTTGCATGATAAAAACTCAAAAATGAACTGTAAACAGAAACATTCTGCTTTTGGATACATCAATTATTTCAGTGTTTTGTTCTTAATCATGTCTTACCAAAAATATCAATAATTTGTTCctttacaacaacaacaacaaatccttagtcccaaaatatCAATAATTTGTTCCTTTACGAAATTATTTTTACTACATCAGGAAAAGTGTAGGAATACTAGTGGGATTATGTGAACTCCATTCAACAAAATAACTTTATTTTTAGCTTTTACTTACAATTCATGCACACTTGCACAACTCTGTTCTCACATCTCTTCAACACTAGGCCACGTTGGTTAccgttttttttgtttccagttttCTATTTTTTGAAAACTAAATACTAAATTATGGAAATCGCAAAAAGAAGATTCCACTTTTCTTTTAAGTTCACAAATCAACCTAATTCATATGCCTTTGAAcataaaaaaaccaaaaacataAAACAGACAGGGATACCAAACAGGACCTAACTTAGTTTTTGCTGAACAAATGTTTCAGGATGGGCTTCTTACATAAACAATATACTTCCTATGCTACATTTAGGTAGAGAGAGGAAGGATTAGGAAGAAATTAGGATGATATCAAGCTCCACTCAATCAGATTACTACTATATAAACTGTTGAAAATGCTCCCAAAACTATAGTTAATGGTTTAATGGATTCGTGGGATCATGATTAATCATATTTCTTACTTTTAGGTAGTTATTTATTTTGCTTATAAATAGTTGTTGTAATTCATAACTTTTATATCAATGAAACGAATTAGTTTATTGTTCTAATATTATAAATTCTACATAAACCCTATCATTAGCTTTGAAATTCATACATAGTAAATACTTACTCAACAATGCTTGCATTGCCAATTGACATTGATGTCCTGTTAACAGTAGACCAGCAAGTGTTACCAGCAAATCCTTTTTCGTTTCCCACCCATCTGACGTCAGGTCCGGCATCGGAAAATATGTTTATTGAACTTTGAAGCTCTTTAACCATGGCAAACCAATCCCAAAAATAATAGGACATGTTTGGTGCGTTTGAACCTTTAGCTCCATCAAACCATATCTCTCTTATACCTCCATATCTAAGATAGAAGAACACTTACATTATCAT
This genomic stretch from Spinacia oleracea cultivar Varoflay chromosome 3, BTI_SOV_V1, whole genome shotgun sequence harbors:
- the LOC110782426 gene encoding alpha-L-fucosidase 1, with the protein product MVVNICIPLFCLLFIHIFSHIIPTNSLKNSATPPPLPILPLPSYSQLKWQQREIIMFFHFGVNTFTDSEWGTGKESPSIFNPTRLNPDQWFRVAAEAGISLAILTAKHHDGFCLWPSKYTDHSVAKSPWKDGHGDVVQEFVSAAKRNGIDAGLYLSPWDRHDKRYGNEKKYNEYYLAQLQELLTRYGGIREIWFDGAKGSNAPNMSYYFWDWFAMVKELQSSINIFSDAGPDVRWVGNEKGFAGNTCWSTVNRTSMSIGNASIVEYLNTGDPKGTDWLPPECDVSIRPGWFWHKSEEPKKLSELLQIYYNSVGRNCVLLLNVPPNSNGLISENDSKRLTEFRNAINTIFTHNLAENCLVKASSQRGGKGSGFGPENVLDPDHLWTYWAPNEDDKKDKWIEIRLGNQGLRFNVIMIQEAIGLGQRIQRHEIYVDGKRVVSGTTVGYKRLHWLGVEGVYAKRVKIKVVKSRDLPLISSAGLYFDPYLHPNES